TTGCTTATTGTCGATTCGTGACCGACCCATGGAAATGATCCTCGACGGCAGGAAGCGCGCGGAGTATCGCCGAGTCGCGCCGACTCTGTTAGCGCCCTTTTGGGTCGCATTCTACGCCAGCGGTCGATATCGCAGCATTGTCGCCGTCGCAACAATAGTCGACGTGCTGCACAAGCCAGCGGCCGAACTGGTCCGTGCCACAGCTTCGATGAACGCTCCCGGTAGTCACAGCACCGATCGCCTAATGGAATACCTGAGTTCGGCAGCTCATCCAGCGGCCCTGGTAATTGGAGACGTATTGAGCCTTCCGATGAGTATTGGCCTCGATGACCTTCGTGCCTGCGACTCGAAGTTCAGAGCGCCGGAGAACTTCCTATATTTATGTAGAGAATCTGCGATTGGTCGACTCCTGGAGCCCCACTTCCGCCATGCGTGTCCAGTCGCGGGTGCACGTCAGCAATTGGCGCTTTTCACAGACTAAGAATGGCGCATCAGGTCGTCGTAGTCCTTGGGGTGCCTGGCGCTGGTAAGTCGACGCTGTGTCGAAGGGTGGCTTCTGAGGCATTCGGAGTAGAGGCAGTCGATTTCGCCGACCTGATGCTGTCGGCCTGTCCGCCCCAAACTGATCGCGATGCGCTCCAGTATATGGGAGTAACTGAGCGGCGGCCGTTATTCGCTTTAGCGAAGGAGCAATTGGTAGGTATCGTTGGCAGCGGCAATGGAACACTGTTGCTCGAAGCGCATTTCGTAATGAGAGTCAACGCGAAAATCGAGAGCTTTGGTGACGGCCTGCTTCAGCTAATAAAGCCACACAGTCTGTTGCTCGTTGACACGACTTCATCCGCCGTCACCGACCGGCGGCGTCTAGATGCCGAAAGGAAGCGGTCGCCGGAAGGAATCGGGGACATCGATGAATTGCGAGGGCAGACGTATCTTCGTGCTGTTGATCTATCGAGCAAGCATTCAATACCCCTAAAGTTGGTTCTCAATCACAACTTGCGGACGGCGGTATCCGAGTTACTGACTCTCATTCCCGACAACAGATAGTCGCTCCGGTGGCGAGCATCCGAGCTTTCACGAATGGAAGCCTTATCTTAGTCGGCCATCGAAGATTGGTTGCCCACAAGGCAGCCTGTTGCTTGCGGAGCTTCGGGCCTCAGGGGCCCATCTGAGGTCGTTGGATGACAAGATGGCCGATCAAGCGGAGGTGGACTGTCATTGCGGAAGGGACAGTGATCGACACCGAGACACGCGAACTGGCGCGGCACCGCGGCTGCGCGCTACTTGGACCCGCGGGCCTCGGCAAGACTTTCGAGATTGAGCATTTAGCGGAACTCGAGCAGGCGGAGGGCCGCGAAATCCGAAAGGCCCGACTTGCAGACTTGGCTCAATCGGCAGATCTCCTGGCTTCGCGTCTCGAAGCGCTTTCCGCCAACGCCACCCCTGGCACGGCGATCTACCTAGACGCGCTCGATGAGGTCATGGTGCCCGTACCACAAGCGGGCCGAGTCGTGGCTGCATGGTTACGGGGCCCAGTACGTCAGTCGGGTGCCCTCTTACGCATTTCATGCAGGTCCGCCATCTTTCCCGAATCGGTGAGAGCGTCCCTGGAAGACGTTTACGGGACCAATCGAATCGCATACGCGAGCCTTCAATCGCTCAATGGAGAAGACATCGACGTAATCGCCGGACACAACGGCCTTGATGTCGCCACATTCCGCAAAGCTCTCCACCGCTCAGGGGCGCAAGCCCTTGCCGAGCAGCCGCTCACTCTTGAGATGCTTCTCAAAGTGTTCCGCGAAGGCGGCCAGTTACCCACCGGCCGGCTCGAATTGTTTGAAAGCGGTTTGCAACTCTTGGCCACAGAGCGAGTCGAGCGGCGTGAAGAGGGCACGGCAATCGAGATATCTGTTGCAGAACTGCTAGAGGCCGCTGAGCGGTTGGCTTGCTTCTCGTTGCTTTCGGGTCGCGAGACCGTGGACTACGGCGACGCATTCGGCCACCAGTCTCTTAGCGAACATCAACTCGCCGGACTACCTGGCGGGGCGCGGCCCCTCGAAGGTGACACGCTGAGGGCGCTTCGCAACAGCGGGCTCTGCGAACGAGACGGAGCCTACCGTTTCCGCTTCGCGCATCGACAGTTTCCCGAGTACCTGGCGGGTCGGCGCCTTTCGAGACTCTTACTCCATCAGGCGAGGGCGTTACTCGCCTCGCCCTTAGGCTGGGCAGCGGGTGTCGCGGGACCTTTGCGCGAGACGGCTGCCTTTGCTGCGATGGCGAACCCTGACATCGCCGCATGGGTTGCGGAAACCGATCCCGAAGTCGTCGGTCTATCTGACATAGCAGACGAATCACTGCGAAAGCTAGCGACACTTAACCTCTTGGACAAACTTAGACGGCACGAACTCACAGACATGCAGCTCTGGCGCGAGGGCTTGGAGCTGAAGGGCTTCCAGTATCCCGGAGCAGCGAACGATCTCGGCGAAGTCCTTCAGGAACGCGGAGCTGATTGCGAAGACGTTCTTGAAGGCGCGATCAAGATGGTTGACGCTTGGGAACTCCGAGAGTTAAGCGAAGCCCTAGCCGATCTTGTGCTCGATCGAGGTGCGCCTCTTGGCGCACGCGAGTCGGCTGGACACGCGTTGAGCAAGTTTGGCACTAGCACTGCCCGCGCCCGGCTCAAACCATTGATTTCCGGCAGCGACGAAGACCCAAATGAGAATCTCAAGGGCATCGCCCTTCGCTGCAATTACCCCGAGCGCTTATCCGTCCCAGAGCTGCTTGTAGCACTGACCCCACTGCGTCGACGCCTGCACGGCGGCGCATATTCCAGCTTTCTTTATCAACTTGATTCCGAACAGTTCGACGCCAAGGGCTGTCGCGTCGAGGGACTCGCGTGGGCTCTTAACGTCATTCGGGCTGATCCGACTGCAGACTTCGATTCTCGAAACAAGATTGCAAGAAGGATCGCCAGGACTGCGATTCACGAACTCGACGATCCTGCGGTGGAGGCAGGCCTCTCCGCGTTGCTCCTCCAGGCAGCGCGATCGTACGCCCCGTCCCCCTTATCGCCGCATCGGGGGCTATCAGAGTCCGACGAAACAGACGAAGATCGCCAGCCGATCGCAAACAAGCCCGCGGTGGTGCGCAGGCGCCTGTTTTCGATGATCGTCCGGCACGCCACGGAACGCCAGGAGATTTGGTGGTTGGTTCGCGAACCTGCTCGATTGTTATCACCTTCTGACCTCGAATGGTTGCTCGCGATGGCGGTCGACGAATCCCTGCCGATGGCGGATCGAGCCGGCTACGCCGAGCTGGCTCGAATGGTGCCTTGGGACGATGAAGCAAAGTGGGTCGAACAATGGCTCGCGGTGCGTGAACGTGAACCAGCACAATCGCGGATTCCTTTTTCGGTGTTTGTTGACCTAAAGAGCGAGGAGGCCGAATGGGAACGCGAGCAACATGAGCGGTCGAAGGTCAGCCCGGTCACGGCCGAAGCCGACGACACGGTCGATCACAACTTACAAGAGGCTTTGACGTTAGGGGAAAACAAGGATCCACGCTACTTCGTCGTAATAGCCAGATTACTTACCGTATCGTTCGCCGACCCTCACCATTATGGTTTCGAGCGGTTCATCACAACAACCGAGAGGTGGCGATCCGCGACAGACACGACGCGGGCACGTGTCATTGCGTTGGCGAAGCAACTTCTACTGACGGAAACGGAAGAACCCGAAGTCGCCAGGGACCAACCGTTGAATACAATCCGGGGAGGGTACATGCCCGCAGTCTGGCTCTTGCTCGAACTGGAACCTGACTGGCTAGACTCCCAACCCACTGAATGGTGGCAGCGCTGGAGCTGGTACTTTGTTCGCGAGTTACATCCGGACCTGTCTGGCGAAGCTAATGAGCCCAAGCAGCGCCTTCTTGAAAAGTTATTCGCTCGCGCCAGCGATGACCTTACCATCGCGATCACAAAGCTTGCCACGGCGACGGGCTCGGAATCCAGCAACATCCTCGGAGGAATCCTAGAACTATCTGCGGACATCGCGCCCGCTACGCTGGACCAGACTCTGGATGACCTGATGATCGCCGGCACCGTCGGTGTGTCAAACATCAGCCGAATCGCGCGTTTCACCTTGAGCCGAGATGCTGACCGCGCTTTTCAGGCCTGCTACGCTCAGTTGGCAAGTTCGGCGGGATCAGACCCGGATAGCGTGTCGGTGACGGCGGCGGTCGCCCTGCTGTCCGAGAGACCCGGTGAGAGCTGGACGCAAGTTGCCGCGTACTTGCGAGGTCGTTCGGACCTAGCCGCGCGGGTATTGGGCGAGTACGCCCAAACAAGTCAATTTCGGGTTCGTTCCGAAGGCCAAACCGCGTCGGCTAGTAAGTCCTTCTCGACTGAGCAGGTTGGCGAGCTAGCACTGTTGCTGCTGGAGTTCTATCCACTGGACTCAGACCCGGTTCACGATGGCGTTTATTCAGTCGGGCCCGATGAGTCGGCGCGCCAATTACGTAATCAGCTGATCGGCTGGCTCAC
This genomic stretch from Candidatus Binatus sp. harbors:
- a CDS encoding ATP-binding protein, with translation MAHQVVVVLGVPGAGKSTLCRRVASEAFGVEAVDFADLMLSACPPQTDRDALQYMGVTERRPLFALAKEQLVGIVGSGNGTLLLEAHFVMRVNAKIESFGDGLLQLIKPHSLLLVDTTSSAVTDRRRLDAERKRSPEGIGDIDELRGQTYLRAVDLSSKHSIPLKLVLNHNLRTAVSELLTLIPDNR
- a CDS encoding NACHT domain-containing NTPase, with amino-acid sequence MIDTETRELARHRGCALLGPAGLGKTFEIEHLAELEQAEGREIRKARLADLAQSADLLASRLEALSANATPGTAIYLDALDEVMVPVPQAGRVVAAWLRGPVRQSGALLRISCRSAIFPESVRASLEDVYGTNRIAYASLQSLNGEDIDVIAGHNGLDVATFRKALHRSGAQALAEQPLTLEMLLKVFREGGQLPTGRLELFESGLQLLATERVERREEGTAIEISVAELLEAAERLACFSLLSGRETVDYGDAFGHQSLSEHQLAGLPGGARPLEGDTLRALRNSGLCERDGAYRFRFAHRQFPEYLAGRRLSRLLLHQARALLASPLGWAAGVAGPLRETAAFAAMANPDIAAWVAETDPEVVGLSDIADESLRKLATLNLLDKLRRHELTDMQLWREGLELKGFQYPGAANDLGEVLQERGADCEDVLEGAIKMVDAWELRELSEALADLVLDRGAPLGARESAGHALSKFGTSTARARLKPLISGSDEDPNENLKGIALRCNYPERLSVPELLVALTPLRRRLHGGAYSSFLYQLDSEQFDAKGCRVEGLAWALNVIRADPTADFDSRNKIARRIARTAIHELDDPAVEAGLSALLLQAARSYAPSPLSPHRGLSESDETDEDRQPIANKPAVVRRRLFSMIVRHATERQEIWWLVREPARLLSPSDLEWLLAMAVDESLPMADRAGYAELARMVPWDDEAKWVEQWLAVREREPAQSRIPFSVFVDLKSEEAEWEREQHERSKVSPVTAEADDTVDHNLQEALTLGENKDPRYFVVIARLLTVSFADPHHYGFERFITTTERWRSATDTTRARVIALAKQLLLTETEEPEVARDQPLNTIRGGYMPAVWLLLELEPDWLDSQPTEWWQRWSWYFVRELHPDLSGEANEPKQRLLEKLFARASDDLTIAITKLATATGSESSNILGGILELSADIAPATLDQTLDDLMIAGTVGVSNISRIARFTLSRDADRAFQACYAQLASSAGSDPDSVSVTAAVALLSERPGESWTQVAAYLRGRSDLAARVLGEYAQTSQFRVRSEGQTASASKSFSTEQVGELALLLLEFYPLDSDPVHDGVYSVGPDESARQLRNQLIGWLTEQRELEAVEALRTIEQRFGKKYPSLRRPRATAERGYRLSRWVPTPPESVAALLAAADKRLIRSSEDALDAIVAAVEIYAHGLRHSSPSDLEDLWNRPRNARPTPKEEERASDKIS